The DNA segment CACAAACAGGACAGCAGGCATTCACTTCTACCTTGGAAGAAGCAGTTTCCAGCAGAATTAGGATAAACAGTGTTGGGCAACAGCATCTTCAcccagaaaagctgtttgttgGGTGAATGGCATTCTACAGCTCTTGCTTAATGCTTCCTTTCTGGCTCTCCATTTAACTGTTAACACTGAGAGCCTTCTGCTACCACCTACCCCATCTTTGTTATCCCCACTCCCTTCTTTCCTAGTCTGCTCTCCTGCTTTACTCACATTGCAGTGGCATTGCACCTTCTGTGGAAATACAATGCCCTGCTACCACAGAATATTATGGAAATACAATTGCCTTGCCACAGAAATTACTTATGACAGTGCATCACAACAAAAGTGTGAAGTTACCTTTGAAAACCCTTAGATGCTCCCTGCAAAGACAGCAGGAATCCCTGAAAGGTTGACAAGCTAACTAGCAGTGTTCTGCAGTAATCacaatgtaaaaattattttagtgagACAGCCATCCTCTCCAAAGGCATCTCCTCTCCAGgaaatgctatttaaaagagTCCATCtaaaggaaacaaggaaaaaaaatcttttccaggTGGACTGATTTAcctcatttcatttcaaagaaaaaacaggactCCACACACCTGAGCCCCTTTCAGCCAGGTGCTAAGTACCAAGGGAGGAGGAATCACCAGTGAAGTCCTTCATTAGCAAAGCTCTGCTGAAAAGCTAATCCCATATACTCCAGGGGACAGAACAATGAGAATCCTGGTATTGAAGCTGCCTGCACTATGGCTTTCACATCAGGCTCTGGGCAGTAGCAGTCTTCAACTGAAAAATTTCTCCCCATTATACTCTAGAGAATATTTTCCTCCACTTTAACCAGGGCTCAACAGGAAGCTGGTCTAAAAACACAAATGCCTCCCTCCCCTtcagcccccagcccactggcCATGGCAACACCAGGTAGCATTAGGAAACAGGATTCTTCAATTTCACAGCTGCCCACAGAGTTTTGAAAATAGCAACAGGGACACTGATGAGTGCAGCTGGTCCTATCTGTCCAGATTCAGTAGATTAATAAGTACTGCAGTATCTTAGAGCAACAGACTGGGAGCTGGAGGACATATATGCATGCAGCATAAGGCAATGGCTTAAACCTCATATACTTACCAGGGAAATTGTAACATTGCTTTGCCTCCTTTGCCTGTAACTTAAGATTGTCCAAACAGCTTAATTTGCAGCAAAGATTTAGAGGGTTTAGCTGTAAAAAAAGTTTCCTCATAGCTACAGTAATGGAAAAACACTGTTACACATTAATTCAGGACATTGTTGAATCCCCCTGGCTCAGTGGTAAAGGCTTGGCAAGTATTTGTATGGAACAACAAGGAACACCTGCACCTATCTCAGCTGTGGAAGGCAGGGCTGGATACCTATGAAGTTCCTTCAAACCCTATAATTCTACAGTTACATCACACCAAAAAATATGAAGCACAGTCTTAACAACTTAACATGAAgcaacaaaatcagaaaaaaacccacctcttaaaagtaaatactgtatttgtaaAAGCACTCTGCAATCCCAGGGACACCACATGATGCCCTACAATtcagaaacaaacccaagacACCTGGAGATAATTTTCATTGGCCAGCATGCTTAATTACTTCCCACCGAGCAACCCCAAGTATTTCAACTCTACAGCACTGTGTTCTCCCCAACAAACTACATCACCagtttgtttttggttggttttttttttttttaatttttcagctgctgcacagccctgAGGCCTTGGCAAACCAAGGGTTAAGTGACCCAGCCCACGTTATGCAGCAGACAGTGAGATTAGATCATTACAATCCCCAGCGGCCTCCCCTCAGTAGGCATTACCAAACCCTGATCATTAGAAACAATTTTCTGAGAAACCACATTCCATAGAAACCCACTGGCTAACCCTCCCATGATGCCAGGAAAGGTTCTCCCGTTCACCACTAACGACAAGAAAGGGAATTTTTCAGATTAGCCAATTAAAACGGCCGGGACTTACCCACGATTTTTTCACGCATGGAGTTAGTGGGGTTTATTCAGCAGTCGCTTCCTGTCTCCCCAATTAGCGATGACAGAACGACATTCCTGATGAAGCACTCGGGCCAGCATAGCACCGGCAGGCCCCTCAGCGAGGCCCCAGCCCGGGCGAGCCCAAGCCCTCCACAGGGGCTTCACTCGCCCCAGTGGGGAGCACCCTTGCCCTCATCGGGGCCGAGACCACGCGGGTCTCTCCTCTCGCCCCCAACTCGGGCCCGGTCCGACACCCCCACATGGCCGGACCCGCTCCAGGAGAgaccagccccagctctctgcGAGCCTCGTACCGCCCGGCCCGGCACAGGCCGGACAGGACCCCAGCGCCGGCGGAACAAGCCCAATTCAGCCCATTCCGTGCCCGCACGCCGCCTCCATCGCTCCCGCCGGCCGGCACGGACCCCCGCCACACGGCACCTGgaactgcagcagcttctcagtCTGCTCCGCCGTCAGCTCCCGCTCCTCAGGCGCCGCCATTTTGCCGCCGCCTCTGACCCGCCGCTCCGTCACTCTCCGGAACTGACGTCTCCCGCCCGCACTTCCGTCCCGCCTCCCGGGGCGCGCGCGAGGCACCGCTACAACGCCGATGGCCGTTTATCGGCCGCAACCGGAAATGCCTGAGCGCGTCCCGGAGGAAGCCGAAGTGCTCTCGGACTTCTCCGGAAGTGCCCGAAGCTCATCAAGGGGGCTTGCCGCTCTCGGTTGTCCCCGGCGGGCGCACGAACAGTTCCGAAGTGTGCCGAAAGCCGCTCCGACGTTTCCGGAGCTGgccggggaggggaggctgcCTCTGGCTGTGGGAGCGGGTCCCGCGGGTGGGGGCCTGGGGCCCGAGGCGGGATGTCAAGCCGGGGCCCCTCGGGAGCCGGTTGGGCGCCCGTCACCGCGGCGGCCTGTCAGCCGCCGGGTCGGTTCTGCCCGGGCACCTCCTGTCCCACTGGGTCGCCCGTCCGCCGGCGCTGGCTCCACCCAAGATGGCGGCCGCCAGTCAAGATGGTGGCTGCGAGGGGTCGCTCGCTCCCACCCCGGAGCTACGGGTGCGCGCGTGGGTGGGGACGGCGCCCTGGGGCCGCGGTCCTGCGAGCCCGGCGAGAGGCGGCCGAGCAGCCTCGGCCCCCCATGCCCGCGGTGGCGCCGTGCCCGGCCCGTACCGGTTCCGGGCGGCAGCGGGGAAGCGGGCTGCGGCTCGGCCTGGCGGTgcgcccggcggggccgccccgccgctgaTGTcagcgcggccgccccgcccgccgccgcagTGACAGCTCCGCCCGGGCCCAGTCCAGCCCAGCCGGAgtgggagcggggcgggcgggctggCCATGGCCGACGACTTCGGCTTCTTTTCCTCGTCCGAGGGGGCCGGCGCCGAGGAGGACCCGGCCGCCGCCTTCCTGGCCCAACAGGAGAGCGAGATCGCGGGCATCGAGAACGACGAGGGCTTCGGGCCGACCGACGGCGAATcggccgccgccccggccgggcaggCGGCCCCGCCGGAAACGGGTGAGCGCCGCGCTGAGCCGGGCGGGCACGGCCAGGGCCGGCGGGGCGCAGGGGGAGCTGCCACCCCCGAGGGCGTCAAGGGCTGCACCCCCCCGTGCCCTGAGGTTGCCCCCAGGCTGCACCCCCCGTGGGACCGGGGTTCCCCCGGGATGTGCACTGTCCCCAGTGAGTGATGGGGTCCATGCTGCACCTGCATGGGTGCAGGTGGTGGGGTTGCCCAGCGGAccagccctgcatcccagcaAGGGCTCTCAGGGGCTTGTGCTTGGTCCCAAACCTGTTCGGGTTCCCTTTCAAACCTCAAGATGTGGTGTGAATCTTGAGCTGGGACTTGCCAGCAGCGGGGCAGTTTGTCCCCCATGTGCGCAGGCAGGGTTCCCTGGGTTGGATGGATCCCTGTCTCCATGTCTCGGTGCCCCCAGCTGGGGCAATGTGAGGGGCATCCAGGTGGAGCTGCGGCACAATGACAGCCCTGTCACTGTCCCTGCAGATAGGAAGGCGCTTTGGGGTGCGGAATGGAAAGCATTTCCATTGGGGATGTTGTGGTCCTAGGCCCTGCAGGTAGAAAGTGCTACTCCTGATCTCTTGCCTCCAgtctgcaggagcagggctcaGGGGTCTGCTCTCTGCATGGACATAGGGACGCTGCTGCCACAGTACTCTGGCTCCTTTCCCTAACACAGGCCCACAGGGCTTCCGTGTGCTGACTGCAGAGCAGTGGTTTCACCTCTCTGCACGCAGGGCTGTGGAGGCAGACCCGGGCCCGGAGAGGTGCTGGCAGCCGCAGTGATAAATGCAGTCAGacaggctggagctgggtgTAGCCGGAGCTGCACCGTGGGGGCGAGCGCTGTGGGGACAGCGCTTGCctgagctgcctgtgcctgtggctAGCTATCTGGTGGAAGCCCTGTGCTTGTCACTGGGAAGCACTCAGGGTCTGGAGTATGCCTCCAAAGCCTCTTCTCTCCTGGCAGCGGAGACCCTGCATGCCGCTGGCATTGTGACCCTGTTGTGCAGCTCTAAGTGTTCTTTGAGGCTGGGAGGCAGATGGGGCTGTACCCCGGCTGTGTATATTGGTGGTGTCTCATTCCGAGCCCTAACTTTGCCGCTCGTCCCAGGGGCATCCCCCCAGGTGAGTTCTTGAGGGCCTCAGTACACATGCACGCCCTCCTCTTCTGTTGGAGCACATTGCAGTGTTTCTGTGGGCCCTGTCCCTGGCATGGTTGCCTTCCCTTTgcagccctgcactgctgggcGCTTGGCCGACTGCTTCTGGGTCAGCTGTCTGTGTCCATCGGCAGCCTCTGCCGGGCCGCTTGGAGGTTGGGGTTGGTTGTTGTGTCTTTAGCACCTGCCTGTGTCCAGCCTTGTGCCTGGAACCATTTCCCTAATCTTCagataagataaaaaaaacagtgaaaacactgaaatgacATAAATGCCCAGAGAGGCTTATCTGGGAGATAAAGAGATGCTGACTGTATCCCACCAAGGACAGGAGACTGTGGGTCCTGGCCCACATATGGGGGTGTGTGCTGGACTCCCAGGAACTGATTTGCTTCAGTTTCATGAACAACAGCCCTTCTGGGATCACCTGTAGCTGACATAgttgtgtttctctttcttcccttttctttagCTGGTTTCCAGAATGGAGGAGCCACTGTCAATGGAGATGTCTTTCAGGTGAGAGCTCAGACCCTTGCCCCAGCCCAGTGGTGCTAAAGGGGGATCGGGTGAGTATGGGGCCAGCACTCCACTGCTCTGCCCCCAGGGTTGACTGGAGTTTACTGTCCAGCTGCAGAACAGCTATGGTGCTCCTGGAAAGGTCTGGGTCTCATGAGGAAGTCCTGGCTGCTCAGTTCTCACCCCTCTTTGAAAAGAAGATTGGTCCCACCTGCCATGACTTGCCCCAAATCTGTTTGCAGGTGGCGTGTGCCCTGAAGGAGTGCCTGCACCCTGACAGCAGATGACAGATCCTCCATTCCCCACAAAAGCCTCCTCTTTCCAGCCTGGGTAGCTCCTGGGCGGCTCTGAGGCAGTCAGGAGCACCTCTTAGCAGAGGCCAGAGCAAAGCTGCTATGGGACACTTGCTTTGCTGACTTGCTAGCATCTCCCATTAAACCCACTTGTCCCATGGCCAAGAGTGTTTTGTGGGGGCCACCCACCTAGGTCTCGGCTCCCCcaaagcccagctctgctggctacAGGAGTAGCTGTGTCAGCATCTGGTAAGCCCTTTACCCCACTTGGTGCTCAGCAGTGTGGCATGTGCATTGCCCGTGCCTAGTTTACTGGATGGTAATCACATCAGAAACGGGACAGACTTAATTAGATTGGGGATCTTGGAGGAAAGCCGTAATCCCGTTGCTGAGCTCAGCGTCAGGCTGGGCATCTCAGCCAGCGGAAGGTATTAGGAGGGGTGCTGAGCCAGTGTGGTGCTGGGCCTGGCGGGAGCTGTGGAGGCAGCTGGGCTCGGAGGAGTGAGGGAGGGTCTTGCCTGTGGGCTGGTGTCCAAGCAGAGAGCAGCACCTCCCCTGAGCCCTGCCTCTCGCCTGGGCTCCCCATCTGTTGAGGCTAAGCCTGTGACAGCACTCAGTCCTGGGGCTGCCTCGGCCTGAGTTGGGGCCAGGGAAGCCTGGTGCTGGTGGGAAGCATGTCACAAAGCTTGTGGCCGTcctctgctgtggggctgcccagaGGATGTGAGAGGTGTGTTGGCAGTGAGCAGCAAGTCAAGGAGGGGAACGCTGGGAAGTCTTTCTGGGTGACagggcctggggctgggagagcagcttGAGCAGCGCTTTGGGGATGCTGCCCCAGATACCCCAGGCTATCACCCCCCCTCTGTCCTATCTTGGCTTGTCTGAACGCTGGGAGTGTGGAGTCCTCCCCTGCTGCCAGTCCTTCAaggtggctgggctgggctgtgggaagaGCTGGTGCTGATGGTGCGGTGCTCATGTCCTGTAGGAGTCCAATGGTCCCACGGATGCCTATGCAGCCATAGCCAAGGCTGACCGGCTGACCCAGGAACCTGAGAGCATCCGCAAGTGGAGGGAGGAGCAGAAGAAGCGCCTGGAAGAGCTGGGTGAGATCCAAGGCTGTGTGTGGCCATGCTCGTAGCACCTTGTGATGTGTCATTTGGAGCCTTTGGGGTCCCTCACCTGGCGGTGACCCTGCTGCATCCCAGAGAGATGTCTTGTGTCCCACGCCATGTGGGTGCCCCTGCCCAAGATGTGCTGTCCTGAGGGCAGTGATGCCTTTCAGACCGTACTAGTCGGGATTGAGAACaggcctggggggctgcagctgtcctgcctgctgAGGGACTGCCCAGCAGACCCAGTGGGTGCCAGTCTGGCTGATGGAGTCTATCTTGCTCTGGCCTTAGATGCGGCATCGAAGGTGACTGAGCAGGAATGGCGTGAAAAGGCCAAGAAGGACCTGGAGGAGTGGAACCTGCGTCAGAATGAGCAGATGGAGAAGAACCGGGCAAACAACCGGTATGTTGGGGTCAGTGTGGACACGAGGGTTGTGAcgggagctgctgtgcagccagaTCTGCCTTCCTGGGATGTCTGGGGGCcttttttcatagaatcatagaattatttaggttggaaaagacctttgagatcatcaagtccaaccattaatgcaggactgccaagcccatgtccctaagcactgcatctacagatgctttaaacacctccagggatgatgattccATCACCTTCCTGGGtaacctgttccaatgctttgTCACCCTTTCTCtgagaaatttttcctaatatccaatctgaacttcccctggCTTAACTTGAGActctttcctcttgtcctgtcgcttgttatctgggagaagagactgacccccacatgcctacagcctcctttcaggtaattGTAGAGAGCAAGAAGATCCCACTTGAGTCTCCTCCAGACTAAATGagcccagttccctcagctgcccctTATACTTgctctctagacccttcaccagctttgttggTCCGCTCTGGACATAATCCAGCGCCTctatgtccctcttgaagtgaggggccagcccagccctaCAAGGATGGAGCTTTGCCAGGCAAGGGGAGAGGTCCCAGGCTTTGGGTGGCTCTggtggctgtgcagagctgccGTGGCTGTGACCACCCTGGGATCTCCGTGCTTCCTGCCCACCTGTGTGGGCCTCGCATCAGGGCAGGGTTGGGGCACTGTCTGTGCAGCCCGGCTGTCACTGGCAGGTTTTCCTGATGCCATGTATGCGGTGATGAGTGCGTCATGCTCTGTGGGAGGATGCTAACcccctttctgtttctctctttctaaccctctgcctgcctgtccgCTCTGTGCTCTCTCTCTGTCTGTGCCTCGGGGCTAGGATCGCTGACAAAGCCTTTTACCAGCAGCCGGACGCCGATGTGATTGGCTATGTGTATGTGCCTCTTACAGACTGTATCCTGCCCCACAGGGTCTGGGGgtcctggccccagcactggctgcccAGCCAAAGGAAGGGGGTGGATGTGGGAGGTACTAGGCCCTGGTGAGCTCCCAGAGGGAGGATGATGCAGCTGAGCATCTCCAAATGGTGAAGTCTTAGGAGTCAAGTGGAGCTCCTGGAAATGCCCCTGTGGGGCCCCTGGTTGAAGAGGCAAAGCGGTGGGGTCTTGTGCCTTTTGGGAGATGGCTCTGGGAGTGGAGGAGTCTTGGGAGCAGGCAGACACCCCAGTGCCCCTGGATGAATGGTGTCTTGGGCGAGTGCAGCCAACAGCAGCCTTGAGATGGCAGAGGATGCTGAGCTCATCAGCTGGAACAAGGGGCCAGGAAGCGGGGACACAAGGGGTTTCCAGACAGAGGGGGGAGGGTCTCCTTGGAAGCAGTTCTGCCAGTGACAACCCTCAATGTCTCCACAGGGCCTCAGAGGAAGCATTCCTGAAGGAGTCCAAGGAGGAAACCCCAGGCTCCGAGTGGGAGAAGGTGGCCCAGCTCTGTGATTTCAACCCCAagagcagcaagcagagcaAGGATGTCTCGCGGATGCGCTCGGTGCTCATCTCCCTCAAACAGACACCCCTGTCCCGctagctgctggctggcacgAGTGCAGCAGGGCAAAGCCAGGCTCACAGAGCCGGGTGGCTTCATGGGGCCAGCCCAGGAGGGGCCTCGCCCTGTCTGCCCCCTGCTCCCTGGTGTGCACCTCGGCTGTGCTCGAGTCACTGGTTGTAACTCTCCCcatggttttcctttgcttaaaAGGTGCATCGATCTCTTTTTACACTTATTTATTACTGTGGCATTTCCCCAGGAAGCTACACTGGGTGGCAGAGCTGAGTTAGCTGGGGAGCCCCTGGCCTGGGCTGTGGAGGTTGTTTCCAGGGGCCTGGCTGAGAGAGGGGGAACGCCGCGCCCCGtgttccccacctcacccctaTGTTGGGAATAAACCTGCCTGCAACTGTCTTGGcactgggcagctgcaggcatgGCAGCCCCGTGTCTGGGCCTGGGTCCTAACCCTGGGGCAGCGATCCTAGTCGGACCCTGGGCTGCTGTCTGCCTTTCCTATGGGGTTTAGGGCAGAGCTGGTGCGGGGCTGGGAGGGTGGAGGAACAGCTCTGACTCAGCTCCACACTGCTAGGTCCTCTGGGGGGTACGGCCGCAgcatgctgctgccaggctaGCCGGGACCGAGGAGTGTCAGTGCAGATACCCAGGCTAGGCCAGACTTAAAGTAGTTGCCCCAAGCCCCGCAGAACTCTCCCCAGCCTGACTGTGCATCCCAAAAAGCTGGTAGGGCTCTGGGCAGCAGTTGCAGTGTCCAGTGTCCCATCTGTCCTGTGGGGCCACTGGTGCCTGGCAGCATGGTGGAGCAGGGCACTGGGAAGGGGCCATGGGGTGAGCATACAGGATGTTTTCTGTCCCTCCCCCAAGaccaccagcagctgggaatGTGAGGTGCTAGGCTCCGTGGGCCCTtggctctgctccttcctctgctcctAAGATGGGAGATGGAGGCTGTGTGGTTGCAGAGGAGCTAGGAAGGtccagctgctgtggggcaggtcGAGCCCTTAGCTCCCCAAGGGCCCCGAGCAGGATTGGGCAGAGTTCTGGCACTAGGGCTTGTACTGTCTCTAGAGAGCAACCCAGGCATCTgtctgcagctcttctgtggCTTCTCTCTAGCCCCGGTTGGATTTGCATGCCTAAGGCAGCATGGTGAGATGCCTCAGTCTTGCTCCCCACCCAAGGCACACACTTCCCAGCCCAAACACCAGCTTTCTCTCCTCTGCTTGGCAGGGCCGGCACCAGCCCCTCTGGCTCAGAGGCCCAGCCCTTGAAGCCCACAGACCTCCTGGGTAGCCGGAGAGGGGCAGGCCTGCGCCCACCCTGCTGCGGGGCAGCCTTGAGCTTGTGCCTCAGGTCTGACCTGCCGGGGGCTTGGGAAGGGCTCGCAGCAGCAGGCCAGGGGGATGCGGAGCAGGGCCCACAAAACGTTTGCTTGAGCCCTGCTCAGTGGAAAAGCCAAGTCCGCAGagctctcctgccctgcagctatGGCTCCACGAGTCAGGAAGGtcacctgccctgctgctgcagcccttgtGTGACCAGGCACCCCTGGCTCTGGGGCATTGGCACGGGACATAGGTGTGGAGGGAGTCACTTGGTGGTGTGTGCTGGCATTGTGCCCCCTTGTCCGTAGGGCTGATCACTCCTACCCTGTCCCCCTACGCTCTGGCATGTGTAGGCAGCTCTGCCGCAGTGCAGACTAGACACCAATGCAGGATAGCAAGAGACCTTCGGACTCAGCTGTCTGCCTCTGCCTTTTACTGtagagcagcagaaagcaccTCTGGCTGTTTCCTGGGGGCGGAGAGCCCCCTCGCCCTGTCTCTCCAGCCCCTGCAGGCAGCTAGGCCCCTGggtccccagctgctgtgcacCCCATGTCAGGCAGGGgcagccagctcctggggagCCGTGCCCACAGCTGTTCTACATCCCCTCAGCTTTGGTATCTGTGACTGTTCAAATTACCTGTTACAATAAACCTATTACCACCAGTCCTGCAAGgcactgttttctctctgcttcagcAACACGCATGTGTTTAGGAAAACCCACAGCTATAAAGCTTCCTGTGGAAAGAATGGGGCTGAAGGAGAACCATGtcctacaggaaaaaataggaGCAGGGGGAAGGGCCACAGGCTTTGCGTTaggccagagcagcagcagcggcagcagcatcAGATGGCTCTGCTCTTtgcccagggagctgccccccagcccaccgTGCCCATCTCCACGCTGCTGGGCACCACACTTGCAGCTCTGCCCCTCAGCAGCCTGTCACACCCCTGCCCCAAGCTGGCCAGGCTGGAAGTGCCATCAAGGCAGCCAAAAGTGGCTGCTTCTGGGAAAGATGTGCCAAGCAGGCACCCAACAAGGGAAGGTGGGCAGGGCCCCGGGCTCCCTGGTGCCAAGGTGGAGCTCACCCTGCTCCGAGCTGGCGATGGCTTGTGCCCCACCCTTGCATCTCAGAAGTCAGCTCTGCTGGGCAAGagccttccctctctccttgcTGAGGCCCGCTGGCACAATTCCCTGGACAGAAGAATCAAAGTGCTTGTTTGCGGGCAGAAGCGGGTTtatccctcagcctgtcctccaGAGAAGCTTGTAAGGCCACAGTGTGCTCAGCAAAGCTGCAAAGCCACTGCAGGCCGGGGGCGCTGGGGTGCAGCACCAACATGGAGACACCCAGAAAGCAATGCCTGGAAACATCCCAGGCATCTCAATGTGAGGATGCACTGCAGCACGGTTAGGGGTGTCTGTGCTCCCTTCCCCTACAGAGATAGGCCCTGCCTACTGGTAGGTACAAACCACTGCAGCAAACAGAGCCAACAGCCCCATGTCCCCCTGGCTCTGTGGCCCTGACACAGAGGAGCACTGCCTCTTCACTCACCAAACACCCCCAGTACGATCTGAACGATCCAACGCCAACTGCAGGAACTGGAGCTACCCATGACAATGTTTGTGGTGACACAGGCAgtgcagctgcctctgggaaCAGGGCACTTCTCAGTAGCCAGGTCCAGCTCCCATGAAGCTGTGAGCTGCGCAGGAACCGActccccagctggagcagcagtgtGTCCCAGAGAACGCGGCCAGGCCTTGTTCTGGAAATGTGAATTCCTAACTTGTTTTCACAGGGAGTTATATCTCTTGTGTACTGCTTGCATCATCACAGCTCCAaagcagctgtgcctgctccctttccttcctACACTGTTTACTGTTCTGGCTTCTCAATGCTCTGCAAGCCAGTATCAGTCAGAATCTTGCTGCAATTCATTTTATTACTCACTGGTTATACCAAACAGATTATATATTCTCCCCAGACAACTCACCTCCTGCTTATGAACTCTGTCCTGCCAGGATCAAGCCATAAACAGACCTGTTCCTGCCTGCTTGGGCTGCTCATTTCTCAAATGCTGGTTCACTGTCCGACTAATGCCACACTTCAGTGCAGACTCTGACACACAGGACACAGTTTTAACAGACTGTGACAGCACCAAGCAGGGACAGGAGGCCTGATGGGAGTGGAGAGCCTCAGTGAGCCCCACCCTCCAGTGTCGTGGGAGCATAAGGTCTCATGGAATCAAAAAATGCCACAGCCCAAATTTCTGGTTAATCACTGAGGTGTATTAGCTGCGCTTCCAGTGCTCTGGAACACAGAGCCTCTCTGGCACTGGCTCCACCAAGACTGCACAACTGTCTCTCATAAAACTGCATCTGCAGCGAGAATCCATCCTGCCAGCTGGGGTACAGGTTGGTAGGTACACACCCGTGGGCCGCAGCTTCTGTCTTGTCCAACTTCACTTTCTAGATTTCATGGCTGTGACCACCATGCCTCCCAGGAGGGCCGCAAAGGTGAAGCCCTGGGCCAGTATACGTGCCCGCATCATCAGCTGAGAACGACGGGTGTTGCCTCTCTGGAAGCTGATCAGTCCGTAGGTCAGGACACCGAGCGTACAGAGGCAGCCTGTGGAGAAGGCCACGGGCACAGCTCAGCGGAGCAGGGCAGCGGCTGCGAGGAACAGCTCCCGCCTCCTTCCCACCTACCCCCCGACCTGAGCGCTGCTGGCTTGTCAGACAGCACCCGCAGCCAGGAGACGTGCCTCCCCAGAGGGCAGCCCCTTGGCTCTGGGCTCAGGAGGGGCCGCCCCACTGCTCACGGCCCTCCCAGTCACCGGGCTTCATCCCTCTGGCCCTTCCCCCCGCCTCAGCGCCCGCACCGGCACTCCCCGCCCgaccccctcacccagaggcacCAGGGGGTTCTCGCGGGTCTT comes from the Falco peregrinus isolate bFalPer1 chromosome 8, bFalPer1.pri, whole genome shotgun sequence genome and includes:
- the CLTB gene encoding clathrin light chain B isoform X2; the protein is MADDFGFFSSSEGAGAEEDPAAAFLAQQESEIAGIENDEGFGPTDGESAAAPAGQAAPPETAGFQNGGATVNGDVFQESNGPTDAYAAIAKADRLTQEPESIRKWREEQKKRLEELDAASKVTEQEWREKAKKDLEEWNLRQNEQMEKNRANNRASEEAFLKESKEETPGSEWEKVAQLCDFNPKSSKQSKDVSRMRSVLISLKQTPLSR
- the CLTB gene encoding clathrin light chain B isoform X1 → MADDFGFFSSSEGAGAEEDPAAAFLAQQESEIAGIENDEGFGPTDGESAAAPAGQAAPPETAGFQNGGATVNGDVFQESNGPTDAYAAIAKADRLTQEPESIRKWREEQKKRLEELDAASKVTEQEWREKAKKDLEEWNLRQNEQMEKNRANNRIADKAFYQQPDADVIGYVASEEAFLKESKEETPGSEWEKVAQLCDFNPKSSKQSKDVSRMRSVLISLKQTPLSR
- the HIGD2A gene encoding HIG1 domain family member 2A, mitochondrial, which encodes MAAGPPPPLEPSPLPVFTEEGFGDKFLRKTRENPLVPLGCLCTLGVLTYGLISFQRGNTRRSQLMMRARILAQGFTFAALLGGMVVTAMKSRK